From the genome of Vicia villosa cultivar HV-30 ecotype Madison, WI linkage group LG2, Vvil1.0, whole genome shotgun sequence, one region includes:
- the LOC131646564 gene encoding uncharacterized protein LOC131646564: MATATLVGPPEIYTLKSNPNPTTAETTVPTTPITFNDGLIDQMVADLNSLATNQQPPMGLTENMSPTFLSTGNPCLDFFFHVVPNTPPETLVQRLQLAWSQNPLTTLKLVCNLRGVRGTGKSDREGFYAAALWLHQHHPKTLASNVPSLADFGYFKDLPEILYRLLEGSQIRKIRKEEWTQRKRGSKNKRSSTSAPFGERKTKKKQSKDNDDNEGWKGTAKDSVITEEMAARAKAEKETAHALKEEKRIALAKKLVERYNRDPDFRSLHDAISDHFADCLKKDLEFLKSGSSTKISLAAKWCPSVDSSFDRSTLLCESIAKRIFPREEYEGVEEAHYAYRVRDRLRKDVLVPLRKVLELPEVFIGAKQWNLLPYNRVASVAMKFYKEKFLKHDKERFEKYLEDVKDGKTTIAAGALLPHEIIGSLGDGDGGEVAELQWKRIVDDLLKKGKMTNCIAVCDVSGSMSGIPMEVSVALGLLVSELSEEPWKGKVITFSADPQLHLIEGDSLKSKTEFVRNMDWGMNTDFQKVFDRILDVAVNGKLKEEQMIKRIFVFSDMEFDEASKNYDMESENSDIDQASENSWETDYQAITRKYKEKGYGSAVPQIVFWNLRNSKATPVPSTQKGVALVSGFSKNLLTLFLDNEGDISPLEAMEAAIAGPEYQKLVVLD; this comes from the coding sequence ATGGCCACCGCAACTCTCGTTGGCCCACCTGAGATTTACACTCTCAAATCAAACCCTAACCCCACCACCGCTGAAACCACCGTCCCCACTACTCCCATAACCTTCAACGACGGTCTCATTGATCAGATGGTAGCTGACCTCAATTCTCTAGCAACTAACCAGCAGCCACCGATGGGGTTAACCGAGAACATGTCACCAACATTTCTCTCAACAGGTAACCCATGTCTCGACTTTTTCTTCCATGTTGTCCCCAACACTCCCCCTGAAACACTCGTTCAGAGACTCCAGCTTGCTTGGTCACAAAACCCACTCACCACCCTCAAACTCGTATGTAACCTCCGTGGTGTTCGTGGTACCGGAAAGTCCGATCGCGAAGGCTTCTACGCCGCCGCTCTCTGGCTTCACCAACATCACcccaaaaccctagcttccaaTGTTCCTTCCCTCGCTGACTTTGGTTACTTCAAAGATCTCCCTGAGATCCTTTACCGTCTTCTAGAAGGTTCGCAGATTCGTAAAATTCGGAAAGAAGAGTGGACTCAGAGGAAACGTGGATCCAAAAACAAGCGCTCATCTACATCAGCTCCTTTTGGTGAAAGAAAAACAAAGAAGAAGCAAAGCAAAGACAATGACGACAACGAAGGCTGGAAAGGTACCGCAAAAGACTCTGTGATCACTGAAGAGATGGCGGCCAGAGCTAAGGCTGAGAAAGAAACCGCCCATGCTTTGAAGGAGGAGAAGAGGATTGCATTGGCTAAGAAGCTGGTTGAACGTTACAATCGTGACCCTGATTTCCGATCGCTTCACGATGCTATATCTGATCATTTTGCGGATTGCTTGAAGAAAGATCTCGAGTTTTTGAAATCTGGGTCGTCCACAAAAATCAGTCTTGCTGCTAAATGGTGTCCTTCCGTTGACTCTTCCTTTGATAGGTCAACGCTTTTGTGTGAGAGCATTGCAAAGAGGATCTTCCCTAGGGAGGAGTATGAGGGTGTGGAGGAGGCTCATTATGCTTATAGGGTTCGTGATCGCTTGAGGAAGGATGTGTTGGTGCCCTTGAGGAAGGTCTTGGAGTTGCCTGAGGTGTTTATTGGGGCTAAACAATGGAATTTGCTTCCTTACAATAGGGTTGCTTCTGTGGCCATGAAGTTTTATAAGGAGAAGTTTTTGAAGCATGATAAGGAGAGGTTTGAGAAGTACTTGGAAGATGTGAAAGACGGGAAGACTACTATTGCAGCCGGTGCTTTGCTTCCCCATGAGATTATAGGGTCTTTGGGTGATGGAGATGGTGGGGAAGTGGCTGAGCTGCAATGGAAGAGAATAGTTGATGATTTGCTGAAGAAAGGAAAGATGACTAATTGTATTGCTGTGTGTGATGTGTCTGGGAGCATGAGTGGGATCCCTATGGAGGTGTCTGTTGCGTTAGGATTGTTGGTTTCTGAATTGAGTGAGGAACCTTGGAAAGGGAAGGTTATTACTTTCAGTGCCGATCCTCAGCTTCATTTGATTGAGGGGGATAGTCTCAAGTCCAAAACAGAATTTGTGAGGAACATGGATTGGGGGATGAACACTGATTTCCAGAAGGTGTTTGATCGCATATTGGATGTGGCTGTAAATGGGAAACTCAAGGAGGAACAGATGATTAAGAGGATATTTGTATTCAGTGACATGGAGTTTGATGAAGCATCTAAAAACTATGACATGGAGTCTGAAAATTCTGACATTGATCAAGCATCTGAAAACTCTTGGGAGACTGATTACCAAGCAATCACTAGGAAGTATAAAGAGAAAGGGTATGGTTCTGCCGTGCCTCAGATAGTTTTTTGGAATCTGAGAAACTCGAAAGCGACCCCGGTGCCATCCACTCAGAAAGGAGTGGCGCTGGTGAGTGGATTTTCTAAGAATCTGCTGACATTGTTCTTGGATAATGAGGGTGATATAAGCCCTTTAGAAGCCATGGAAGCTGCCATCGCTGGCCCGGAGTATCAGAAACTAGTTGTGCTGGATTAG
- the LOC131646565 gene encoding uncharacterized protein LOC131646565 yields the protein MGLTENLSPTFLSTGNPCLDFFFHVVPDTHPETLVEILQLAWSHNPLTTLKLVCNLRGVRGTGKSDREGFYDSVLWLHQHHPKTLASNVPSLADFGYFKDLPEILYRLLEGSQIRDIQKGEWTQRKFGSKYKRSSACYYCHRKTKKKPTKNNGWKGTAKDSLMTEEVAARAKAEKETAHTLKEEKRIALAKKLVERYNSDSNFRSLHDAISDHFADCLRKDLEFLKSGSSTKISLAAKWCPSVDSSFDRSTLLCESIAKKIFPREEYEGVEEAHYAYRVRDRLRKDVLVPLRKVLELPEVFIGANQWNLLPYNRVASVAMQLYKEKFLKHDKERFEKYLEDVKDGKTTIAAGALLPHNIIGSLGDEDGGEVAELQWKRMVDDLLKKGKMRNCIAVCDVSGSMEGIPMEVSVALGLLVSELSEEPWKGKVITFSAEPQLHLIEGDNLMSKTEFVSNMDFGINTDFQKVFDRILDVAVNGKLKEEQMIKRIFVFSDMEFDQASANSWETDYQSITRKYKEKGYGSAVPQIVFWNLRDSRATPVPATQKGVALVSGFSKNLLTLFLDNEGDISPVEAMEAAIAGPEYQKLVVVD from the coding sequence ATGGGGTTAACCGAGAATCTGTCACCAACGTTTCTCTCAACTGGTAACCCCTGTCTCGACTTTTTCTTCCATGTTGTTCCTGACACTCACCCTGAGACACTCGTAGAGATACTCCAACTAGCTTGGTCCCATAACCCACTCACCACCCTCAAACTTGTCTGTAACCTCCGCGGTGTTCGTGGTACCGGCAAGTCCGATCGCGAAGGCTTTTATGACTCCGTTCTCTGGCTTCACCAACATCACcccaaaaccctagcttccaaTGTTCCTTCCCTCGCTGACTTTGGTTACTTCAAAGATCTCCCTGAAATCCTTTACCGTCTTCTAGAAGGTTCGCAGATTCGAGACATCCAAAAGGGAGAGTGGACTCAAAGGAAATTTGGATCCAAATACAAGCGTTCATCAGCATGTTATTATTGTCAcagaaaaacaaagaagaaaccaACCAAAAACAACGGCTGGAAAGGTACCGCGAAAGACTCTTTGATGACTGAAGAGGTGGCGGCCAGAGCTAAGGCTGAGAAAGAAACTGCTCACACTCTGaaggaagagaagaggattgcaTTGGCGAAGAAGCTGGTTGAACGTTACAATAGCGACTCCAATTTCCGATCGCTTCACGATGCTATATCTGATCATTTTGCTGATTGCTTGAGGAAAGATCTCGAGTTTTTGAAATCTGGGTCGTCCACAAAAATCAGTCTTGCTGCAAAATGGTGTCCTTCTGTTGACTCTTCCTTTGATAGGTCAACGCTTTTGTGTGAGAGCATTGCAAAGAAGATCTTCCCTAGGGAGGAGTATGAGGGTGTGGAGGAGGCTCATTATGCTTATAGGGTTCGTGATCGCTTGAGGAAGGATGTGTTGGTGCCCTTGAGGAAGGTCTTGGAGTTGCCTGAGGTGTTTATTGGGGCTAATCAATGGAATTTGCTTCCTTACAATAGGGTTGCTTCAGTGGCCATGCAGTTATATAAGGAGAAGTTTTTGAAGCATGATAAGGAGAGGTTTGAGAAGTACTTGGAAGATGTGAAAGACGGGAAGACTACTATTGCAGCCGGTGCTTTGCTTCCCCATAATATTATAGGGTCTTTGGGGGATGAAGATGGTGGAGAAGTGGCTGAGTTGCAGTGGAAGAGAATGGTTGATGATCTCCTAAAAAAAGGAAAGATGAGGAATTGTATTGCTGTGTGTGATGTGTCTGGAAGTATGGAAGGGATCCCTATGGAGGTGTCTGTTGCATTGGGATTGTTGGTTTCTGAATTGAGTGAGGAACCTTGGAAAGGGAAGGTTATTACTTTCAGTGCCGAGCCTCAGCTTCATTTGATTGAGGGGGATAATCTCATGTCCAAAACAGAATTTGTGAGTAACATGGATTTTGGAATCAACACTGATTTCCAGAAGGTGTTTGACCGAATATTGGATGTGGCTGTAAATGGGAAACTCAAGGAGGAACAGATGATTAAGAGGATATTTGTATTCAGTGACATGGAGTTTGATCAAGCTTCTGCAAACTCTTGGGAGACAGATTACCAATCAATCACTAGGAAGTATAAAGAGAAAGGGTATGGTTCTGCCGTGCCTCAAATAGTTTTTTGGAATCTGAGAGACTCGAGGGCAACCCCAGTGCCAGCCACTCAGAAAGGAGTGGCGCTGGTGAGTGGATTTTCTAAGAATCTGCTGACTTTGTTCTTGGATAATGAAGGTGATATAAGCCCTGTAGAAGCCATGGAAGCTGCCATCGCTGGCCCGGAGTATCAGAAACTAGTTGTGGTGGATTAG